From Candidatus Paceibacter sp.:
TAAGCGGCGCGCCTTTGTATTCCGTTCCCGCTTCGTACACAAAATACAGCTCCGGAAAGCCAACAGCCAAAGCGGCCAAAAAAGCAACCGCCAACGCCACCCAGTGTTTTTTTATTTTATTTAAGAACCCCATTTTATTTTTTTAACTTTGCTACAGCGAAAACGCTTATACCTAAGGGTAAATTTATTCCCATTCGGTCAAGGATAATATTCTCAACCTTAATTATAAAGGATAACAGTCCGTTAATAAAACGGGGTGGATGAATATTCAAGAAAGCGAGCCTTGGGTAATCTGATTTTTTGCCTGACAATCCCAAAAAATAAAGAGCTTTTTTTGCGACGATCAACGCCAGCAAAGGAAAAAACAAAACAAAATTCCAGTAAGAAATTCTTTGCACTATAAAATCTTCTTTTTCCAGAAGATTTTTGAGACCGGCTTTTGTGTACCTTCTAAAATGTTGGTTCTCGATGTCATGAGTGTCCCACAAAAAATTAAAAGCCGGAACGAAGATTATAACATTGCCGCCAGACTTTAACATCTTTTTCCATTTCGCCAGGATGTTTCTGTCGCCCTGTATATGCTCTATCACGTCAGAAGCGATAATCGCGTCAAACTTTCCAATCTTGGATTTAAAAAATTCATCGCTTTCCAAAAAAACTTTGTTCAGACCGCTAGCGCGACAGACTCTCACCGCCTCCTCGCTTATCTCCAAACCGTACACATTATCGTATCCCTGCCTGTTTAAAGAACGAATGACATAGCCGCCGCCACATCCGTAATCAAGAATCTCAGCTTTTTTTCCGAGTGATATTTTTTTGACGAGCCTCCAAAGAATATCCCTCCTGGCCAAAAACCACCAGCCGGACTCATCAGCCGAGTAATATTTTTGAGCGTAATTTCGTTCCATGTTCGCGATTTAATTAAGCCCTGGTTCCAACCACTGTCCAACTGTTTCCGTTTGATTGGTAAATTTGGATGTTTTCAAGACCTTTGTCGCGCAAGAGAGCTTCCGCTTCTTCTTTTTTCCAATAATTGGCAATCTTGGGCAGAAGTTGGTCCAAGGCTATATAGTGAACATGACGGAAACTGAAACCTTTAAGTTGTTTTAGATAAGGATGCTTGACTGGAAAAAATTTTACATACAAATAAAGCGGGGCACTTACTAGAAACGTCAACCAGTTAAGCAAAAACGGCGGTAATTTGGAAGTCAGAATTTTTCTGACGGGAGAAACGAATTTGACTATCCATTCGTTGCCTTCGTAACCGTAAACCCAGACAAGCACCTCGCCTCCCTTTTTTACGGAATTGACCATATTCAAAACGGCCTTGTGCGGATCGGCCAGATGATGGACGACTCCTATGGAGAAAGCGATATCAAACCGGTCTTTGAAGTCAATGTCGTATATGGATTTGTACAAAACTTCGGCGTTTTTAAAACCGGCCAGATTTTTCCGCGCCGACTCCACACTTCTGTGGTCAAAATCAAAAGCCGTCGCCGAAGCGGCGCCCCATTTAAGCGGCCAGTAACTGTTGCGCCCCATGCCGCAACCGGCATCTAAAACGGCCTTGCCGGAAAAATCTTTCTCCGACAACGGGTATATCCATTTTTTGAATTGAATTTCGTGGTTCGGATCTATGGAAGAATATTTCCCCCACTCAAATCCGAATCTCTCCTGGGAAGCCATTTGTTTTAATTCGCCGCTTTGCTTGATTGATAATTTACGGCCTGCTCCGTTTCCGGAAATTCCAGCTCTGGCAAACCTCCTTTTTTCTCGTCGTACGCCGGGTGATCTTCTATGGCGATGGGCACATTTTCAAACTTGAAAACCGGGTCCATATACTTTTCTATAAACTCCCGGCTGACTCCGGCGTAGCACATTTTGTATTTCTTCTTAAAGACGGGGTTGCTTCTGGCTTTGTCCCACGCTTCCTTAAGGCTCATGTTATGGACGTTGCCGAGGGATATCGGCATAAAGAAACACGGGAACAGTTCGCCGGTGGCGTTTATTCCAAGATAAGAATTGCCGGCCGGACAGCCGAAACCGAAAAAGTTGTTGGTAAGATGAGTGGAAACATAATTGCTTTTATAAGAAATTTCGTTCAGCTTTTTCACGTCTGCCGCCGTAAGCAGATCATCTTTGTGTTTGGTCGCTCCTCCGGTGGGGATAATGGCGTTGACGCTCAAGGGTATTTTTTTCTTCTCCACGAACTCAACCATCTTGTCAAAGTTGCCGTTGGTGAAGTCGTGATGCGAAGCCACGCTCGCCAACTGGAAGACCATTCCGTACTTGTCGCAATATTCCTTGGCCTTGAACGCCTTGGCGTACGCCCCCTTCAGCTTCAAAATATTATCATGCTCTTCTTCGTTTATGGAATGAATGGAAATAGTTATGGAGGTAAGGCCCGCTTCGGCCAATTCTTTGACTTTTTCCTCCGTCAGCAGGTAGCCGTTTGTGGCTATCATGGAAACCATTCCGTGATAATTTATTCTGGCTATGAGCTTATTCAGGTCTTTGTACAACAACGGCTCTCCGCCGATAAGGCACACTACCGGCACTCCCAGCGCGGCGCACTCGTCTATGATGCTTAAATATTTTTCGGTGGAAATGTTACCCTTTTTATCGGTGAAAAGGTTATTGGAGCAAAAATCACACCGGGCGTTGCAGGCCAGTGTGACAAATATTTCCACAAATCTTATCTGGTCTTTTTTTAACAAATTGACTCTGGCGTAGCACTTAACGAATCTTAAAAAAGCGCGGAAGTTCGGGATAAACTTCAGCGTGAACATTACGGTGTGGTATTTTGTGACCAGATTTTTAAAAAATCCCAG
This genomic window contains:
- a CDS encoding methyltransferase domain-containing protein, with amino-acid sequence MERNYAQKYYSADESGWWFLARRDILWRLVKKISLGKKAEILDYGCGGGYVIRSLNRQGYDNVYGLEISEEAVRVCRASGLNKVFLESDEFFKSKIGKFDAIIASDVIEHIQGDRNILAKWKKMLKSGGNVIIFVPAFNFLWDTHDIENQHFRRYTKAGLKNLLEKEDFIVQRISYWNFVLFFPLLALIVAKKALYFLGLSGKKSDYPRLAFLNIHPPRFINGLLSFIIKVENIILDRMGINLPLGISVFAVAKLKK
- a CDS encoding class I SAM-dependent methyltransferase, with protein sequence MASQERFGFEWGKYSSIDPNHEIQFKKWIYPLSEKDFSGKAVLDAGCGMGRNSYWPLKWGAASATAFDFDHRSVESARKNLAGFKNAEVLYKSIYDIDFKDRFDIAFSIGVVHHLADPHKAVLNMVNSVKKGGEVLVWVYGYEGNEWIVKFVSPVRKILTSKLPPFLLNWLTFLVSAPLYLYVKFFPVKHPYLKQLKGFSFRHVHYIALDQLLPKIANYWKKEEAEALLRDKGLENIQIYQSNGNSWTVVGTRA
- a CDS encoding radical SAM protein, with translation MNNNCSNCDKAAKKPKLGFFKNLVTKYHTVMFTLKFIPNFRAFLRFVKCYARVNLLKKDQIRFVEIFVTLACNARCDFCSNNLFTDKKGNISTEKYLSIIDECAALGVPVVCLIGGEPLLYKDLNKLIARINYHGMVSMIATNGYLLTEEKVKELAEAGLTSITISIHSINEEEHDNILKLKGAYAKAFKAKEYCDKYGMVFQLASVASHHDFTNGNFDKMVEFVEKKKIPLSVNAIIPTGGATKHKDDLLTAADVKKLNEISYKSNYVSTHLTNNFFGFGCPAGNSYLGINATGELFPCFFMPISLGNVHNMSLKEAWDKARSNPVFKKKYKMCYAGVSREFIEKYMDPVFKFENVPIAIEDHPAYDEKKGGLPELEFPETEQAVNYQSSKAAN